One genomic segment of Deltaproteobacteria bacterium includes these proteins:
- a CDS encoding ABC transporter ATP-binding protein: MVLLEVLGLTHDFGGLRAVERFNLKLEEGELLGLIGPNGAGKTTLFNLTCGFYEPSEGEIRFLGKTIAGLRPHAVTALGIARTFQNIRLWSTLTVFENVCISQHHRLGYGFLDAILRTKRYRECEGRVRRSARELMEILDLEDYADEAPGNLAYGLQRRVELCRALSVRPRLLLLDEPAAGMNPGEAGQLIETIRWIRERFGLTIWLIEHQMRVVMSLCDRIQVLDFGKTIAQGTPSDIRRNEAVIKAYLGGQESTHASS; encoded by the coding sequence ATGGTCCTTCTGGAGGTCTTGGGTCTCACCCATGATTTTGGCGGGCTCCGGGCCGTGGAGCGTTTCAACCTGAAACTCGAAGAGGGTGAGCTTTTGGGTCTCATAGGACCCAACGGAGCGGGAAAAACCACTCTGTTCAACCTCACCTGCGGGTTCTACGAGCCATCGGAAGGTGAAATCCGATTCCTGGGGAAAACGATTGCGGGCTTGCGCCCTCATGCCGTGACCGCTTTAGGGATCGCTCGTACATTTCAAAATATCCGTTTGTGGAGCACGCTCACCGTCTTCGAAAACGTCTGTATTTCTCAGCACCATCGGCTGGGCTACGGATTTCTGGATGCGATCCTGAGGACCAAACGGTACCGGGAGTGCGAAGGCCGTGTTCGCAGGTCCGCGAGGGAACTGATGGAGATCCTGGATCTCGAGGACTATGCGGACGAGGCGCCCGGGAATCTGGCGTACGGGCTGCAGCGTCGGGTTGAGTTATGCCGGGCCCTCTCGGTGCGTCCTAGGTTGCTGCTGCTGGATGAACCGGCTGCGGGCATGAATCCGGGTGAAGCCGGACAACTTATCGAGACCATTCGATGGATCCGGGAGCGTTTCGGTCTCACCATCTGGCTGATCGAGCATCAAATGAGGGTGGTCATGTCCCTGTGTGATCGGATTCAAGTGCTGGACTTCGGAAAAACCATCGCACAAGGCACGCCCTCCGATATCCGCC
- a CDS encoding branched-chain amino acid ABC transporter permease, whose protein sequence is MRPSVGFVLYALAAIVVLTLTQWNGINAYVQIVIMFIGINIILSSSLNLINGYMGEFSCGHAGFMAVGAYIASILNVWLFASDQVFGPPLFPPSSALFLFPVTLLIGGIGAALAGLLVAVPSFRTRGDYLAIITLAVNYIVKSSIENIQAIGGARGFMGMRKVVKSMTEAIDLPWVMIWIFVSVGITVWLIRRFVNSTYGKGMVAIRDDEIAAEIMGVNTRRIKMIAFMLSSGLAGVAGGLFAHILGYINPGSFTILKSTEVMVMVYLGGMASLSGSVMSAVVFTLLLELLRPLQVLKWVVVPLMLIVLMLFRPEGIMGNRELSDVFPKLRRWFQAKEPTS, encoded by the coding sequence ATGCGACCGAGCGTTGGATTTGTTCTGTACGCACTTGCCGCCATCGTGGTGTTGACCTTGACCCAATGGAACGGCATCAATGCCTACGTTCAGATTGTCATCATGTTCATCGGGATCAATATCATCCTCTCCTCGTCGCTGAATCTGATCAACGGCTATATGGGCGAATTCTCCTGCGGGCACGCCGGATTCATGGCCGTCGGGGCCTACATCGCATCCATATTGAACGTCTGGCTTTTTGCTTCCGATCAGGTTTTCGGTCCGCCCCTTTTTCCCCCGAGCAGCGCCCTCTTTCTTTTCCCGGTAACGCTCCTGATCGGCGGGATCGGAGCTGCGTTGGCCGGGCTCCTCGTGGCCGTTCCCTCCTTTCGCACCAGGGGCGATTATCTGGCCATCATCACTTTAGCGGTCAACTACATCGTCAAGAGTTCGATCGAGAACATCCAGGCGATCGGCGGCGCCAGAGGATTCATGGGAATGCGCAAGGTGGTAAAATCCATGACCGAGGCGATCGACCTTCCATGGGTGATGATCTGGATTTTCGTGTCCGTGGGGATCACGGTGTGGCTGATTCGCCGTTTCGTCAATTCGACGTATGGTAAAGGCATGGTAGCTATTCGAGATGATGAAATCGCCGCTGAAATCATGGGAGTGAATACCCGCCGAATAAAGATGATCGCCTTCATGCTTTCGTCCGGTCTGGCCGGAGTGGCCGGAGGACTGTTCGCCCATATCCTCGGATATATCAATCCCGGATCGTTTACGATCCTCAAATCAACGGAAGTCATGGTGATGGTCTACCTGGGAGGCATGGCTTCGTTGAGCGGGTCGGTGATGAGCGCCGTCGTGTTCACCTTGTTGCTCGAGCTGCTCCGGCCGTTACAGGTGCTGAAGTGGGTGGTCGTCCCGCTGATGCTGATCGTGCTGATGTTGTTCCGTCCTGAAGGAATCATGGGAAACAGGGAGCTATCCGATGTATTTCCAAAACTTCGGCGATGGTTTCAAGCCAAGGAGCCGACAAGCTGA
- a CDS encoding branched-chain amino acid ABC transporter permease, which yields MDHFLQNLLNALQWGSFYALIALGYTLVYGVLLLINFAHGDIFMVGAYIGFFVATFLIGSYSYHIPFGLPNEVLFVITVLVTMVLTAGVGVTLERVAYRPLRRRGAGRLYLVITALMAGLILEHGNLALLGASRRSFPELIPKVVYQWGGVVVTNVKLLVIVTTVIVFLLLEAVVRKTKLGMAMRAISYDRFAVPLMGIPVDTVIVFTFVLGSSMAALAGVLFAAAYPVLEPYMGALIGWKAFIAAVVGGIGEIRGAFVGGFLLGFVEIFVAAFFPSTLRDLIAFFVLLIFLSFKPTGIFGVARSTKI from the coding sequence CTGGACCATTTTCTTCAGAACTTGCTGAATGCTCTTCAATGGGGCAGTTTTTACGCCCTTATTGCCCTCGGCTACACCCTTGTCTACGGTGTGCTGTTGCTGATCAATTTCGCCCATGGCGACATTTTTATGGTGGGAGCCTACATCGGATTTTTCGTGGCTACCTTCCTGATCGGCTCCTACTCGTATCATATTCCTTTTGGCCTCCCCAATGAAGTGCTCTTCGTAATCACCGTCCTGGTCACCATGGTCCTCACCGCGGGGGTGGGCGTTACCCTCGAGCGCGTAGCATACCGTCCTCTCCGGCGCAGAGGGGCGGGCCGTCTATATCTCGTGATCACCGCGCTGATGGCGGGTCTCATTCTCGAACACGGGAATCTGGCCCTCCTGGGAGCGAGCCGGCGCAGCTTTCCCGAACTGATTCCGAAAGTCGTATATCAGTGGGGAGGAGTGGTCGTCACCAATGTCAAGTTATTGGTCATTGTAACGACCGTCATCGTGTTCTTGCTTCTGGAAGCCGTCGTCCGAAAGACCAAACTGGGTATGGCCATGCGAGCGATTTCCTACGACCGGTTCGCGGTTCCGCTCATGGGCATACCCGTGGACACGGTCATCGTGTTTACGTTCGTGCTGGGTTCGTCCATGGCGGCCTTGGCCGGAGTCCTGTTCGCCGCGGCCTATCCGGTGCTCGAACCCTACATGGGAGCGCTCATTGGCTGGAAAGCGTTTATTGCGGCTGTTGTTGGAGGAATTGGGGAAATCCGGGGAGCGTTTGTCGGAGGATTTCTGTTGGGGTTCGTCGAGATTTTCGTGGCCGCCTTCTTTCCTTCCACGCTTCGAGATCTGATCGCGTTTTTTGTATTGTTGATCTTCCTGAGTTTTAAACCCACCGGGATTTTCGGCGTTGCACGGAGTACGAAAATTTAG
- a CDS encoding ABC transporter substrate-binding protein, with the protein MRRLLVGGVVVLAVTLMCVCGAWGKSLKIGFNLPMTGGIPDVGESSKEAAEMLKEQVNGAGGVKVGKDVYDLDFVYEDNEEKAESATAAMLKLITQNEVLAIIGPQASKQAVPAGETADSFETPMISPWSTNPNTTLNRPYVFRACFLDPFQAPVAVNFVSEEFGAKKAAVIYDIASDYPNGLANDFKKAFEKRHGDGSVVAFETFTTKDTDFSAQLTNIVKSDADVLFVPQYYGEVPLIVKQAHELGWKKPIMGSDSWGSGDLMGLCGDDCKGLFFTTHYSPVGAKGSTKEFIDRYSAKYGRVPNDVAALTWDAIRLLLEAIRNTRGLTGNLQNDRKAVRDELAKIKDFEGVTGKMSFTTTGDPIKCAVVVKINDKGEYEFYKSVCP; encoded by the coding sequence ATGCGAAGGCTTTTGGTGGGTGGTGTGGTGGTGCTGGCCGTAACTCTGATGTGCGTTTGCGGCGCCTGGGGGAAGTCCCTGAAAATCGGGTTCAATTTGCCCATGACGGGCGGCATTCCGGACGTGGGTGAAAGCTCGAAGGAGGCGGCTGAAATGCTGAAGGAGCAGGTCAACGGCGCGGGCGGCGTCAAGGTGGGAAAGGATGTTTACGACCTCGACTTTGTGTACGAAGACAACGAGGAGAAGGCCGAATCCGCCACAGCCGCGATGCTGAAGCTCATCACCCAGAACGAAGTCCTCGCCATTATCGGCCCTCAGGCCAGCAAACAGGCCGTACCCGCGGGTGAAACGGCCGATTCATTCGAGACGCCGATGATTTCTCCCTGGTCCACCAATCCCAACACCACATTGAACCGACCTTACGTCTTCAGGGCTTGTTTCCTGGATCCGTTCCAAGCACCGGTCGCCGTGAATTTCGTTTCCGAAGAGTTCGGCGCCAAGAAAGCCGCCGTCATTTACGACATTGCCAGCGACTATCCGAACGGTCTGGCGAACGATTTCAAAAAAGCATTCGAGAAACGGCACGGGGACGGTTCCGTGGTTGCATTCGAAACCTTTACAACCAAGGACACGGACTTCAGCGCTCAGCTCACGAATATCGTCAAATCGGACGCCGATGTGCTGTTCGTCCCTCAATACTACGGTGAAGTGCCTCTTATCGTGAAACAGGCTCACGAACTGGGGTGGAAAAAGCCCATCATGGGCAGCGACAGTTGGGGCAGCGGAGACCTCATGGGGCTCTGCGGAGACGACTGCAAAGGGTTGTTTTTCACCACGCACTACTCTCCCGTGGGCGCAAAGGGTTCTACAAAGGAATTCATCGACCGGTACTCAGCCAAGTACGGACGAGTGCCGAATGACGTGGCCGCCCTGACCTGGGACGCCATCCGGCTCTTGCTCGAAGCCATCCGGAACACGAGGGGATTGACGGGCAACCTTCAGAACGACCGGAAGGCGGTAAGAGACGAGCTGGCGAAAATCAAGGACTTCGAGGGAGTTACCGGCAAGATGAGTTTCACGACGACGGGGGATCCCATCAAATGCGCCGTTGTGGTGAAAATCAACGATAAGGGCGAATACGAATTTTACAAATCCGTGTGCCCGTGA
- a CDS encoding lactate dehydrogenase — MRILFAAPENAWGGFFGSIREELPEFAFEASGKFSVETLQGFDILIPTMSPVTKDLIDTADRLQLIQQCGSGLEGVDIDAARARNIWVANVPTDSSGNADSVAELGIYMMVGLSRDVRGMERSLRDRRMGEPRGRALSGRTVGLIGLGGIGRAMVQRLKSFGVHIIGVKQHDPAKAGKELGLDWVGGPEDLKKLLERSDFVVLALPVSPLSRRIINRETLAFMKRDAYLINLSRGGLVDRDALEEALAKGRIAGAGLDVYWEEPPDPADPIFKYNVLATPHIGGSTDVSMNGIVKAVAENIRRVERGLEPFHAKN; from the coding sequence ATGAGGATCCTGTTTGCCGCTCCGGAAAACGCGTGGGGCGGATTTTTCGGCTCCATCCGCGAGGAACTTCCCGAATTCGCCTTTGAGGCCTCGGGAAAATTCTCCGTAGAGACCCTGCAAGGGTTCGATATACTGATCCCTACCATGTCCCCCGTGACAAAGGATCTGATCGACACGGCGGATCGCCTGCAGCTCATTCAGCAATGCGGATCCGGTTTGGAGGGCGTGGACATCGATGCGGCTCGGGCGCGGAATATCTGGGTGGCGAACGTGCCCACCGACAGTTCCGGCAACGCCGACTCCGTCGCCGAATTGGGCATTTATATGATGGTCGGGCTTTCCAGAGACGTTCGGGGAATGGAACGAAGCCTTCGAGATCGTCGAATGGGAGAACCCCGTGGAAGAGCCCTTTCCGGCAGGACCGTCGGACTGATCGGACTCGGCGGAATCGGCCGGGCCATGGTGCAAAGGCTCAAATCGTTCGGCGTTCACATCATTGGCGTCAAGCAACACGATCCGGCCAAGGCCGGGAAAGAACTGGGTCTGGATTGGGTTGGAGGGCCGGAAGATCTGAAAAAGCTGCTCGAACGTTCGGACTTTGTGGTGCTTGCCCTTCCGGTGAGTCCCTTGAGCAGGCGCATCATCAACCGGGAAACGCTCGCTTTCATGAAACGAGATGCGTATCTGATCAATCTGTCCAGAGGCGGCCTCGTGGATCGCGATGCGCTGGAAGAAGCCCTGGCAAAAGGTCGCATCGCAGGAGCCGGCTTGGATGTCTACTGGGAGGAACCACCCGATCCCGCGGATCCTATCTTCAAGTACAACGTATTGGCCACTCCTCACATCGGCGGATCCACCGATGTTTCCATGAACGGAATCGTGAAGGCGGTTGCGGAAAACATCCGACGGGTGGAGAGGGGCCTGGAACCGTTCCATGCGAAGAACTGA
- a CDS encoding HDOD domain-containing protein yields MEPNGLPKEGEEALSKKDLNSLLDERRRHVLQIERLEAMPHVVWQLLEALGSSHTTAAKLESIIEHDVALASKLLSLANSAYYGFQQRITTIRHAVVLIGYRELQFLALGSGLAGVFDFRKTPRGFNAEALWVHCMAVAWAASFIAEATRQVAPGEAMIAGLLHDVGKLVLATCLKEDLAALLDLEEGGMPYYLAEEELGLEHTRIGYWLAKRWSLPEVHTMVIQGHHRPQVKNPYVKAVCIVALADRLVKALRLGMIHDSRPWNVSMALKALNLSERTFREIATHVGRMLPSMQHLWLQLLGKGENLRDRSGRG; encoded by the coding sequence TTGGAACCCAACGGACTTCCCAAAGAAGGCGAGGAGGCGTTGTCGAAGAAAGATCTCAACTCTCTGCTTGATGAACGGCGGCGGCATGTCCTGCAAATCGAGCGCCTGGAGGCCATGCCTCATGTGGTCTGGCAACTTCTGGAAGCGCTTGGAAGTAGTCACACGACCGCGGCCAAACTGGAGAGTATCATCGAACACGATGTAGCGCTGGCGTCCAAGTTACTGAGTTTGGCCAACTCGGCCTATTATGGCTTTCAGCAAAGAATCACCACCATACGGCATGCCGTGGTGCTTATCGGCTACAGGGAACTGCAGTTCTTGGCTTTGGGCAGCGGATTGGCCGGGGTTTTCGATTTCAGGAAGACGCCTCGCGGCTTTAACGCCGAAGCCCTATGGGTCCACTGCATGGCTGTTGCCTGGGCGGCGAGCTTCATTGCCGAGGCTACCCGCCAGGTAGCTCCCGGCGAGGCCATGATCGCCGGGCTGCTGCATGACGTGGGTAAACTGGTTCTCGCCACCTGTTTGAAAGAAGACCTGGCTGCCCTTCTGGACCTGGAGGAAGGTGGCATGCCTTATTATCTGGCGGAAGAAGAACTTGGATTGGAACACACGCGCATCGGCTACTGGTTGGCCAAAAGGTGGAGTCTCCCGGAAGTCCACACAATGGTTATTCAGGGACATCATCGTCCCCAAGTGAAAAACCCTTACGTGAAGGCTGTTTGTATCGTTGCCTTGGCCGACCGGCTCGTCAAGGCGCTTCGACTCGGCATGATCCATGACTCCCGGCCGTGGAATGTTTCCATGGCGCTGAAGGCCTTGAATCTTTCCGAAAGAACGTTTCGCGAAATAGCGACCCACGTCGGGCGGATGTTACCATCCATGCAGCATCTCTGGCTGCAGCTTCTGGGGAAAGGGGAAAATCTCCGTGATCGATCCGGTCGAGGTTGA